DNA from Amorphoplanes friuliensis DSM 7358:
GGTGCTGCCGCCTCCGTCCGTCCAGCCGAGCGCTCGAATCCCTGCACCGCCACCACCCAGCCCGCCCGAAGACTTTTACGGTGGCGCTGGTAGGTAACATGTGTGGCTGTAGGCCCTCGTAGCTCAGGGGATAGAGCATCGGTTTCCTAAACCGTGTGTCGCAGGTTCGATTCCTGCCGGGGGCACCAGGTCAGACCCTTGATTACCAATCATGGGGACCCCTTCCGGGGCCTCCGTGCCCGTTGCGTGCCCGATCGTGGCGCTGGTTCCGTACCCAGCTTGTCCAGGTGTTTCGCCACTTCGGCGTCTCGGCCGTCCACCGCACGGGCGTAGTGCCGGGTGGTCACACTCGCGTTCGCGTGACCGAGCCGGTGAGCGGCCACCATGACCCCGTGGGAGTCCGCGACCCAGGTCGCATGGGTGGCCCGCAGGTCATGCGGGGTCACGTCACTGAGCCCGTCCGCCGCAGCGGCGGCGGCGGTGAAGCGTCGGCGGAAGCCGTGGTAGCTCTGCTGCCGGTGAGTGGTGTGTGCCTGGCGGCCGGGGAACAGGAACGCCTCCGGGTCGTCGGGCAAGGTGGCCAGCAGGCGGCTGACCAGGCTCACCACGAAGGCCGGCACGGGCAGCTCCCGCCGATGGTGATCCTTCGGGGTGTCGATCACCGGGCCGCCGGGAAGTTCCGTGACCGCCTCCGCGATGAGCACGGTGCCGCCGTCCACGTCGAGGTGGCGTCGGCGCAGCGGTAGCGCCTCCCCGATCCGCAGCCCGCCGTAGGCCAGCAGCAGGATGAGGACATGGTCGCCGAGCTCACAGCGGGCGGCGAGCTGGTTGACCTGGGCGACGGTCAGGATCTCGGGATGCGACTCCGGCAGCCGAGGTAGCCGAATGCGTCGGCACGGGCTGACTGGGATCATGTCGTTGTCCACCGCCGAGGTCATGATCTGCGACAGCAGCCGGTACGCCTGACGGACCTGAGACGCGCTCACTTGATCGGTGAGGGCGCCGACCCAGTTCGCGACTACGATCGGCTTGAGTTTCGCCAGCGGGACCGCGCCGAGATGGGCCAGCACGAGCCGGTCCAGCACCGACCGGTAGGTGTTGCGGGTCTTGGGTTTCCACGCACGGCTGGCCGAGGTGAACCACCGCGTGTGGACGAAGGCCGACGGGATGGGGTGGGAGAATCCTCGTACGCGAACCTATTTTCCACTGACCGATCGAGTCACCATGCAACGGTTCCCCATCGCAGATCGTCGAACACCTTGTCAAGTTGGTCATCTCCAATGGGCGTGAACCGGTTCGAAAGGCTGAGTAGCCGGCGTGCCGCCCACCTGGCACTCCGCTCCATATCTCGGGTGAATCCAGGTTGCATCAGCAGCCTGCTCTTGCCGCCGTGGGCTGTAGCGCTACGTGCCTGATAAAGATCACCGAAGACGCGAGCTCGATCATGGCGAGCAGCGGGATCGGGCTCCAGGAGAGCAAAGCGCTCCGACATAGCGCGCCCAGGGAGACCCGCACGGGACCCTAGTAACGCATCAAGGGCAATGCCCACAGCAAGAACAGCGTCGTCGGAAGTGAAAGACCAGTGAGCCTCGGCGTACCACCGCGCGGCAACCCTCATGCGCCGAGAAACAGCGTCGCTTCCGCTCATGCACGCCGATATTTCGTCAACTCGCTCGGGTTCGTGAACCAGGGCCTGGAGCGGAAATGGTTTCTCGCCATACCAGTGCGCTGAGGCGTGGTGTCCGAGGTCCGAAACAACAAGCGGACGGCAATACAGCTCGGCACCGACTGACTCCTTGGCACGCTCTAACGCCGGTCGATGAAGCGTCAAACCTCGAATGCCGGGCCTATGACTGTTGCCCCTACCGCTGTACAAGCCAAGCGCTTCCACATCATCCTCTAGGAGGAGCGCGAGCCCAATTAACGTGTCGAAGGACTCCTCTGCTTGTGAGAAAGCACCCTGGCCTTGCTTTCTCGTCCAGGATGTAAAAGCAATCACACCTCCCCTTTCGTCGCCTGAGGCGGCGAGGCTTGAAATTTGCTCTTCGATCCAGCGACCTGCCGCCACGTCGGACAGGTCGTGGCGACCGGCTGCCGCTTGGCCGACTGAGTCTAGGTATTTTGGACCAAGCTCGCCGATCACGGAGTCTTTAATGACGCTGGGCTCGCCCTCCCATGCCAGATTGGAAACAGGGAAACATACCAGCGCGGGCGGAGCTTTTTCGATGGTGTCGAGGCCCTTTGCTATGACATTTCTGCCGTCATTGGAACTGCTGGCGTGGACGAGTAGCGAAGCCACCAAGCCCCAGATTTCCTCCGAGTCCCAGCGGTCTCGAACCCCATTGCGGCTCAATAGCGCTAAGACGGCCTGCTCGAATAGGTCGACACCCTCGGGTTGAAGCATTACCGGTCCGCTAGGACTGGCTAAAGCCGCCCGGTCAGAGCGGCGGTAGTCTTCGACACACCAGCCATAGTCCCATGATGTTCGCTCAGGGGCTGGCCGTAGGCGCGAGAGTGCGATGACAAGTAGGTCGACGGCCTCAGGTTGTTTCGCTCGTCCTGCCACAACCCTTCTTAACACAGGCGCGGCCTGGCGAGCGCAGCCACTGGAAGTGGACATGATCCATCGGTCGAGTGCCCGTTGCGTGCCCGTTACGACGGCGAACCGGCCGATCTGACGGTCAGCGACGGTCAATGGGGGATGGGTGTGACCTGCGGTAATACCAGGTAGGCGAGTCGCTATCAGCCCTTGATCGACAATTCCTATATCGTTTGTCGCAGGTTCGATTCCTGCCGGGGGCACCTAGAGCGATGATCATCGACTACCTCATGACCGGTCTGGCCGGCTACGACCCGGATGAGTTTCCCCAGGTCCAAGGCTTTGAGGTGCGGCTCGAGCCCGGAGCGCACGGCTTTGAGCTGACCTTCACCACCACCCAGCCCGACCACGTCGTCGAGTGGGCTTGGATCACCGAGCGGGATCATGAGATCTGGGCTTGGACCATCGGCGACGTCCCCTGCGGCACCAACGCAAAGCCCTACCGTGTCTCCGACCAGGGCTGGAACATCCTCGTCTGGGAGCAGAACGGCCACGTCTTCGTCGCGCAAGGCGAAGGCGAGTGGGACTACGAGCGAGATGCAGACACCTTCACCACCTGGTTCAAGGTGACAAGCGACCTCTACCGAGCAGCCTGGACCACCGCCCTCGAGGAACTGACGGCGCGGTGACCGCATCTCGGGGTGGGTGACGTACGTTCTCTGAACCGTCCGTTCCCGTTCCGAGTCAGGGCGAGGGCACCGTATGCATGTGATCGATCTGGACCGGCCTGTTGTGGAGAAGCCGCAGAAGAAGCACCCCTTTGCCCTCGTCGCGCTGGTCGTTGGTGTTCTGCTCGGCGGCACCGCCACCTATGGCTGGTACGTGCAACACGAAACCGCCGCCAAGGAGCGGGAGGTTGCGGTCTTTGTCTTCGCGGACTCCAGCCAGTACGTCGATGGTGGCAGCGTTGTTCTGCACGGCCGGGTCGCCAGCGTGACGGTCACCAGGCGGGTCACGTTGGTCAATGCTGGGCCGGTTCCGGTCAATGTTCGGAACCTGCGGGCTGATCAGCCCGGGCTGCGGGTACGGGGTGTTGAGAAGCAGCGGTGGGTTGCTCCCGGGGACACCGTGCAGGCCGACGCTGATGTGGAGATCGACTGCTTTCGGGGGCTGCCGCTCGGGCGGTTTCCCGTGACGTTGTCCGTGGAGACGGAAGACGCGCAGACTCAAGAGGCAGCACCGCGGGATGTTTTCGACGGGAGTGCTTGGAGTGAGCAGGCCGAGATCGCCTGCCGTGGGGAGAGCTGACTCTGCGTAATGCCAAGCGGGATGACAGCCATCCGATGTCGCCCGTGCCCGGGCCGATCGTGCAACCGCCGCGACGTCTTCGCGCCATCTCTCCGGCGTTGAAGGCGTTGAAGGCGATGCGGTGATGCCGAACGCCTGATGGCAGTGGGGGAGCAGCGCGCGCACCACCGTGCTGTCGCCTTTGCGCCAGACCAAAGCCAGTAGTGCCGGGAGCTCGACCTTCTCGATCGGGATCGCCCGGAGCTCCTCGTGGTCGGTGGCCATCGAGGCGCTCAGGACCGCCACGCCGAGGCCGCGTGCGGCCAGGTCGGCGACCGCTCCCGGCGCTGTCGCCTGCAGCGCGACCGTCGGTCGCAAACCCGCGGCGGCGCAAGCTTGATCGAGGACCCCGCGGATCCCGGTGCCCACGGGCAGGCAGATCAACGGGTACGCGGTGAGCCGCCGAAGTGGCACACTCTCGCGCTCGGCCAGCGGGTGGTCGGCCGGCACCGCCGCGATCAGGCCCTCGCTGACGATGGTCATCGACTCGAGGCCGTCGGGGGGCTCGCCTGCGGATCCGACCAGGGCGATGTCGAGGGAGCCGGCGCGCACGCTGTCGATGAGCACGTCGGAGTTGGCCTCGTCGAGGGCGATCTCGATGCGGGGGTGCCGTTCGTGGAACGAGGCGAGCGCGTCGAACAGGGGTGTCACCGTGCAGCCGGTGATCATGCCGAGGCGGAGGCGTCCGCGGACCAGGCCGTTCACCTCGTCGCAGGCGTGGCGGATCGCTTGGGCTGCGGCCAGGGCGCTGCGGGCGTGGGGGAGGGCGGCGGCGCCGGCCGGGGTCAGGCGGACCAGGCGGGCGGATCGGTCGAACAGGTCGGCGCCGAGCTCGCGTTCGAACTGCCTGATCTGGGCGCTGACACCCGATTGGGTGATGTGCACGCGGTCCGCGGCTCTGGTGAAGTTGGCCTCCTCGGCCACGGCCACGAAGTATTCGAGCTGCCGCAGATCCATGAGCGCAGATTCTAGCTATGACAAGAACTATCTGTTGGACTTGTCATCCGTTCGGGGAAAAGCTGGCATGATGACCGATCGCGAGAAGGCCACCAGGCCCGAAGACCTCACCCGCCTGTTCGTCGAGCGCGCCAACGCCAAGGACGCCGAGGGTCTTGCGCTGCTCTACGAGGAGGACGCGGTGATGGCGTACCCGCCCGGGAGCCGGACCGTCGGCCGGGACGCCATCCGCAAGCTGTGGGAAGAGGCTCTGCCGCACCTGCCGGCGTTCGAGCCCGAGGAGCCGCTGCCGACCCTGATCAGCGGCGACCTCGCGCTCACCTCCACACCGCCCAAGGGCGGCTCCGGCGCCCGTGCCCAGGTGGTCCGGCGGCAGAGCGACGGCACCTGGTTGCGGGTTCTTGATCAGCCTGAGTTCACAGGCAGGTGATGCAGGTGCCGGGCGGGTCGCCGTTCCAGACGACGTCGACGGGCTTGAGGACCCGGGGATCGTTGTTCGGAATCCGCACGACTCGCGTGACACCCCGGGAGTTCGTCTCGACCGCCACACACGCCAGGTGGTGGGCGTAGCTGCCGTCGTCCGTCTGCTGCCGGCCCGAGGTGACACAGACCGCCTCCTCACCCGTACGCAAGGGGCCCGCGCGGTCGAAGCGGACAACACTGCCGCCCTCGTCCAGGCTCCACGTGTTGCCGAGCCGTCCGCCGTGCACGCCGTAGAAGACCGTGCCGACGCTGAGGGTCTCGAGGGTGTCGGGCGCGCAGGCGCGTACCGATCCGGTCAGGCGGACGGTGCCGGTGCTGGTCAGGCCGGCGGAGTCGAGGCGGAGCCGGGTGCAGCCCGGGACGACCGTGCCGGGCGCCGGCAACGTCTCCGGCTCGGGCAGCGTCGCGACCGGGTCGGTGATCAGGCAGTTGCCGCAGCCCGCCGGGGCGCTGTCGCCGGGTGCCGGGATGCGTTCGAGCGGCGAGGTGACGATCGGGTCGTCGAGCGGCACGGTCTCGACGTCCCACTCCGACTGGTCCTCGGTCCAGACCGGCCGGAAGCAGTACGCGTTCTCGGCGACGTCACCGGTCAGCCCGGTGCTCAGGCACATCGCAGCAAGATCACCCGAGATCGTCCCGGTACGCCGCCACGTCATGTCCCCGATCGAGTTGGTCTGCCACGGTGAGCCCATCCACCCGTGTACCACTCCGTCGGTGACGTTGTATTGCGTGAGCGCGAGGCGTACGCCCTTGACCGGCGCGGGATTGTCCGCACACGGGCGCGAGAAGCCGACGAGGTTGACGACGTCGATCGTGTTCGGCTCGGCGTTGCGCCAGGCCATCAGGCGCGTGACCCCGGTTTCCAGACAAGCCTTCGGGTACGGCCACGCCGAGGCTGAAGTGGGCGAGGACGGCGGGGCTGCGGCCGCGGGTGCGGGCAGCCCGGCGACCGCGGCCAGCAGGACCGCGAAGAGGCGTACGAGCATCAGGACTCCTGGTCGGGCAGGGCGAGTGAGGGAGGGGCGGCGACCCGGAGGGCGCCGAGGGCGAGGCCGAGCTGGAAGCGGTTCTCCACGCCGAGGCGGTCCATCAGCGCCCGCAGGATGCCGGTGACCGATCGGGCGCTGATCCGCAGGTGCTGGGCGGCGCTCTGGTCGGTGTGCCCGGCCGCCAGCAGGGTGATCAGCTTCTGTTCGCGCTCCGAGAGCCGGATGGCCGGGAGTGCGAGGTGTGCGGCGGCGCCGTCCCACTGCCGTTCGAAGAGCCTGATCAGCGCCTGCACGACTGAAGGCCGGCTGACCTCGAGATATCCACGTTCGAGGTTGGCGGGGTCGGCCGGGAAGAGCGAGATCCGATGGTCGACGATGACCAGCTTCAGCGGCACGCCGGGTGACTCGCGCCGCTGGAAGGAGGTGCCGTTGACCAGGTGTCCGCTGACGTCGAGCGGGTCGCCGTCGGCCGGTGGCAGGGCCAGCACGCGCACGCGGACACCACGGGCGAGCAGGGCCAGGTCGAGCGGGGCGGCGGCCCGTGCGGACTCCGCGTCGATCGCCTGGTCGTTGCTCATCGTCAGGAAGTCGCGGATGTCCGAGCCCAGCACCTCGGCCAGACGCGTCCGGGCCCGGTCGCGGCTGGACAGATAGCGAACGCCGTCCGCGCAGGTGCCCGGCGTGCCCGGCGCCGTGACCAGGGGCAGGTCCCGGCCGACCGGTGTTGCCCGCAGGGCCCGCAGCACGGCGTGGTGCGACCGCTCGCGAGCTTCTGCGTTCACGATCTGGAGCCGGCGGGTCCGCAGCGCGGTGACCACCTCGGCCGGGCGGCGGGCGGTCCAGATCCGCGCCGCGGCACGACTGTCGTCGGTGGACACGACCGCGTCGCACTCGTGCAGCTCGGCCAGGGCCTGATCGGTACGCCGGACCGGAAGCCCGAGCTCGCTCGACAGCACCCGCCGAGGACGCGGACCGAACGTGGCGAGGGTGCGGAAGACGAGGTCCGCATCGCTGGACAGTCCCCAGCGCACGAGTGAGGGCAGGGCAGCGCCGATCGGAACGGAACTGGTCACCACCGGTACTCCCTCCGCCGCCACGACGTCGACCGTCATCGATTGTCACCCCTGTCCTCGACCGGTGGGACGTGGGCCTTGCGGAGAAATCCGAGGGCGAGGCCGAGCTGGAAGCGGTTCTCCACGCCGAGGCGGTCCATCAGACTGCGCAGGACGTAGGTCACCGACCGCGCGCTGATGCCGAGCTGCTCCGCCGCGCTCACGTCGGTGTGACCCTGCGCCAGCAGCGCCACCAGCTCGCGCTCGCGGTCGGTCAGCGTGATCTTCGGCAAGCCCGTGCTCCATCTGGTGCGCAACCGGTGTATCGACGCCGGTAGGCAATCACAGTGCCCCTTACCGGTCGAGGTCTGCCGGTTCCGCCGGGGTGAAGTTGCGCAAAAGCGCATCCGGGCGCTGCGGTATCCCGCAACTTGGGTCGCCGGTCGTCCCGTGCCGTTGACCGGCGCGCCCCTGGTTTCGCACCCTGGCCCGCAGGGCGGAGCCGACATTCAAACGGGGGATGTCGGCCCCGCCCCGGTGCTTCCGGAGCGGAAACAATTTCGTGCTACCGTGGGCCTTGCTCCAGTTCTGAATCCGTTGACGTTTCTGCGCCTGATGGGTAATCGTTCCCGTCCGGCGCTTTTTGTTTTTACCGGCGTCAAGCCACATCTCTCGACGGGCCCAGACATGATCATTCAGAAGAGCGTCATCATCGCCAAGCTCCGCGAGCGTGGCCTGGACGTCCGCGCCGACTTCGTCGACCGCGAGTTGCCCGACGAGGTCGACACCTTGCGTTTCGGTGGCCTGCTGTCGACGCTGAACCTCGATCTGAAAGAACTCCAGGCTCCGTCCTCGTAACTGACCCGACTCACAGATCATCGGACCGGTGAATGAAATCTACCGACGAGCACGACCCCTCCCTGTTCCTCGCGCCGGCCGACGCGGTCGTGCCGGAGCCGGAGGCGGAGACTGCCGACAGCAGCGCCGAGGCGATGACACGCCTGCGTGACCCGTTCGCCGTCAAGCCCGAGCCGCCGCGGCGGGAAGCAGACCGTCGAGCCTGAGCAGGGGGAGGTCCGGTCATGACCGTCGCGCGGTTGGAGTTTGCCGGTGCGACGGGGACGACACGCCTGGAAGTGGCGGTCTGCGGCACGGTGATCCAGTTGACCGGTGACCTCGACATGGCCACCGCTCCCGATCTTGACCGGCTCATCGCCGGCCTGCTCGGAGACACCCCCACGGTGCTGGTCCTGGACCTGCATCGTCTCGATTTCCTCGGCGCCGCGGGCATCACCTGCCTGCTCGGCATCCGCGACCGCCTCGCCGCCCGGCACGGCCTGCTGGTGCTGCGCGAGCTGCCTGCCCAGGTCAGGCGCGTTCTGGAGATCACCCAGCTGCTCGACGAGTTCGACGTCGGCGGAAGTGCACGCTCGGTGCACTACTGACGACGCGGCTGTGCGGTGGCACACTGTCACGGTGCGGCGCCGGCTCCCGGCGCCGTCCGATGGGCGCGACGCTCACCGTCGGCTGACGAGTCAGCGGGGCGTCTGTTGTCACACTCTTCCTCAGCACCTGAGCTGCCCGACGGCAGCCGGAACGCCGTGCTCGGCGACCTGCCGTCCGCCGGCACCGCGTGCGGCATCGGGCGCCGTTTTGTCGCGGCCCAGCTGCGAGGGTGGCAGGTGGACGAGTCGATCGTCGAGGTCGCGGTGCTCATCACCAGCGAACTCGTGGCGAACGCCGTCAACCACGCCCCACCGCCCGGTCACCTGCAGGTGAGCCTCGACGGCCGCCGGGTCCGGATCGAGGTCACCGACGCGAGCCCGCTGCCACCGGAGATCGTCTCGCCGGGTGCCCTGGCCACCGGCGGCCGAGGGCTGCTGCTCATCGGCCGGCTCGCGTCCGGCTGGGGCTGGGAGCCGCAAGCCCCGGGAAAGGTGGTCTGGTGTGAGGTGATTCTCCCGGCCTGAAGCTCGCGCTTGTACGCTGCGAATTGTGGGTAGTTCGCAAACGCCGGAGCATCGGAGGAGGGCGGCCGAGTTGGACGAGCGTGAGCGTCGCCTGGATGCTCGTGAACGCGCTGCGGACGAGCGCGACAGGCATGCCGACCGGCGGGAACGTGACGCCGACCAGCGCGAGATCGACGCCGACGCGCGCGAGGTGCAGGCCACCGAGCGCGAGCGGCTCCTCGACGAGGAAGCACTCCACCAGGGCGACCGCAGTGTGGACCCCATCGACCGGTTCCGCGACGCCATCGAGCGGACCTCGGCCAAGACCGACCGCAGCAACGACTTCTTGCAGCGTTCCCGGGCTGCCGTCCAGCGGGGCGTCGACCGCATCGACCGGATCCGCCAGGAGACGGCCGACCACCGCCCGAACGAGTCCGACCCCGAGCAGCCCGTCAGCTGACGGTTTCCGCGGCAATCCTCACGGGACCACCACGATGCGGCAGTCGGTGCGGTGCCAGGCGGTGGTGATGTCGTGCAGGCGTACCGTCTCGAAGTCGACCGTGAGCCGGCCGGCTGCCGCATGCGAGGCGATCAGGGTGAGTGTGTCGGCGCGGAGCTGCGGGGTCAGCTCGTTGTTGGTGTACCCGAGGATCCGCAGTGAACCGCTGCGCAGCGTCGCCGAGTCCAGCGGCGCAATCTCGCCCGCCGCGCTGCCGAGATTGACCAGCCGGCCACCGGGACGCAGCGCCCGCAACGCGGCCGCCGCCGGCACCCCGAAAAGCGGATCAAGAACAAGATCGACCGGCCCGTCGGCTGCCGCTCGCATCCTGGCCGCCAGGTGCGCGATCTCCGCACCTTCCTCCAGAGGTACGACCACAGCAGCGCCCGCCCGAGCCGCGCGCTGTTGTGCCCGTTCGGAACGCGCGACCGCCACGACCCTCCGGGCACCCGCGAGCAGGGCGAGCTGCACGGCCGCCTGCCCGACCACGCCGCCGGCGCCGAGCACGAGCACCTGCTCGCCCGGTTGGAGCTCGCCGCGCCAGGTCAGCGCCAGGTGCGCGGCCACCGCGGAGAGCCCGAGCGCCGCCACCAGCCGGTGATCGGCGCCCTCGGGCAGCTCGACGGTGTCGGCGGCGCGCACCGCCGCGAACTCCGCCAGACTGCCGTCGCCCGGCCGCATGCCCGCACTGGTCGGGAACCACACCGCGGTGCCGTCCTCGCGGACGCCGACACCCTGCACACCCGGGACGTACGGGGTGTCGGGTTCGCCGAAGTACGACGTGCCGGACGCGCAGAGCAGATCCAGCGGGGTGATGGACGCGGCGGTGACGCGTACCAGAATCTCGTCGTCTCCCGGCACGGGCGCCGCGCGGTCACCGAGGGCCGGCGGAGCGCCGCAGGCGTGCAGCAGCGCGGCCCGCATCAGGTGGCGATGTCCGGGTAGGGCATCGAGAAGTGCGCGAGGCGCGCGCCGAAGGCCTTCTGATATTCGAGCGGGCCGTGGTCGCGCTCGAACATCGCGATGAACAGCGTCAGCGTGAGGAACGGGTGTGCGCCCAGCGAGAAGAGCGCCACGTGGTCGTGCGCCGCGAGGGCTTCGCGTTCCTCGTCGGTGAACCGCTGCCACGTGCTGGCCTCACCGCCGTGACAGTTGAGCACGGTGTTGGCGCGCTCGGCCTCCCACCAGGTGACCGTGCCACGCGGGTCCTCGCGGTAGCGCTCGACCAGCTCCGGATCGCGGTCGATCATGTAGAGGAACTTGTCGATCAGGTATTTGCTCACGCGTCCACCCCGTTCGGGTACCAGGTGAAGTAGGCCTCCATGGTGTGGAACAGGTCGAGGCTGTCCACGTAGTCGGCCTTACGCCCGGCGCCGGCGACACCCATCATCAGCATGAAGTCCATGAAGCCGTGGGTGGCGTTGCCGGGGGAGTGCAGGCTGTCCAGCGTCACCTCGTGCAGGCAGCGCTCGAGGTCACCGGTGGCGATCCACTCGACGGCCTTCTGGTCGAACTCCGGGTCCGGCCCGTGCGGGCCGAACTGCCGTGGCCCGCCGAGCTCGAGCGACAGGTGCCCGGTGCCGATGACCGCCACCCGCAGGTGGCTCGGCCACGACTCGATGACCTGCCGGATCGTCTGTCCGAGCTGGACGAAGCGCTTCGGCTGCGGCAGCGGCGGCGCGAAGATGTTGGTGTAGATCGGCACGATCGGCAGGTCCGCCTCGGGCCGCAGCGTGATGATCGGGCAGGTGATGCTGTGGTCGATGCGCAGCTCGTTGCTGAACGCCAGGTCGAAACCTTCGTCGAGACCGGCCCGCAGGATGTGCGCGGACAGGTCCTCGTTGCCCTTGAGCAGCATCTTCGGCAGACCGAACTCGCGCTCCTCGTTGTACCAGTTGGCGTCGTAGAACGGCGCCTTGCCGACGAGGAACTGCGGCATGTTGTCCAGCCACAGCTGGTGGAAGTGGTCGGAGCCGACCATCACCAGCACGTCCGGGCGGGCCGCGGTCAGCGTCTCGCGGAAGGCGGTGATCTTGCGGACCCACTCGTCGGCGAACGGGGGACGGTCCTCGCCGGTCGCGGTGCTGGCCCGGTAGTAGAAGGGATGGTGCGTGGAGGCGATCACCGCGACGACGGTGGCCATAGCGGCTCCTAGTTCTCGTAGACGGCGTTACGGTCGACGGTCAGGTAGACGTCCATGCCGATCGGGTTGCGCCGCTCCTCGGCGAGGTGCCCGAGAAGGCCGGCGGCCCGGGCGAGCAGCGCAAATCCGCGCAGCAGATCAACGGGCAGGCCCAGATCGGCCAGGGCGGCACCGCAGACACCGGCGCCGTTCAGCGGCAGCGTGCGGTTGAGGACCTGCGGGTGGACGCGGCCGATGGCCTCGAAGAGGCGCAGGTGCGGGCCGCGCAGGCCCTCCTCGTCGGCGATGCGGATGAGCACCGGCGTCCGGGGATCCTGCTGCTTGTGCACGGGATGCCCGAGCCCCGGCACGAACTTCTTCTCGGCGCGGGCCTTGGTCACCGCTTCCAGCGCGAGGGCGTCGAAACCGGCGTCGTCCGTCGGCACGCCGTTCTTGAGAACCTCGGCCAGGAACCGTCCACAGTCCTCGGTCACGCCGAGAAAGCGTGAGCCACCGCCGAGCAGGCCGGCGGCCAGCGCGCCCTGCAGCGACTCCGGTGCGCTCAGGTAGGTCAGCCGGGCCGCGATCGCCGTCGGCGTGAAGCCGTGATCGGCCAGCGCCACCAGCACGGTCTCGAAGACGCGGACCTCACCCGGGGTGGGGCGGCGCCCGGCGACCAGCCAGTACGCCAGCTCACCGAAGCCGACCTTGCCCATCAGATCGGCGGCGAGATCCTGGCCCAGCAGGCGGATCTGGTGCTCGTCCGACGTACCGATCGCGGTCGGGAACCTCAGTCCTTCGTCAGCCACGCGCGGATCTCCTCACCGTGTTCGTCGAGTCCGGGCGGCGGCAACTCGTAGGCTGCCGGCGTACCGGAGAAGGTGATGGGGTTGCGGACCGAGGGGACACCGCCGACCTCGACCACCGGGTCCAGGCCGAGCTCCTCGGCGAGGGCGACCCCGCCGTCGATGGTGTTGATCGGCGCGCAGGGCACACCGGCGGCGAGCAGGACGCGGAACCACTCGTCCTTGGTGCGCTTGCTCAGCCGCTCGACCAGGATCGGGCGCAGCGCCTCGCGGTTGGCCGTGCGGTCCTGGTTGCGGCCGAAGCGCGGGTCGTCGGGCAGATCCGGCAGGTCGAGCACCTGGCAGAGCTTGCGGAACTGCCCGTCGTTGCCGGCGATGACGATCAGCTCGCCGTCCGAGGTCGGCAGCGGCTCGTAGGGGAA
Protein-coding regions in this window:
- a CDS encoding YybH family protein gives rise to the protein MTDREKATRPEDLTRLFVERANAKDAEGLALLYEEDAVMAYPPGSRTVGRDAIRKLWEEALPHLPAFEPEEPLPTLISGDLALTSTPPKGGSGARAQVVRRQSDGTWLRVLDQPEFTGR
- a CDS encoding helix-turn-helix transcriptional regulator, with translation MTVDVVAAEGVPVVTSSVPIGAALPSLVRWGLSSDADLVFRTLATFGPRPRRVLSSELGLPVRRTDQALAELHECDAVVSTDDSRAAARIWTARRPAEVVTALRTRRLQIVNAEARERSHHAVLRALRATPVGRDLPLVTAPGTPGTCADGVRYLSSRDRARTRLAEVLGSDIRDFLTMSNDQAIDAESARAAAPLDLALLARGVRVRVLALPPADGDPLDVSGHLVNGTSFQRRESPGVPLKLVIVDHRISLFPADPANLERGYLEVSRPSVVQALIRLFERQWDGAAAHLALPAIRLSEREQKLITLLAAGHTDQSAAQHLRISARSVTGILRALMDRLGVENRFQLGLALGALRVAAPPSLALPDQES
- a CDS encoding ATP-binding protein, which produces MSHSSSAPELPDGSRNAVLGDLPSAGTACGIGRRFVAAQLRGWQVDESIVEVAVLITSELVANAVNHAPPPGHLQVSLDGRRVRIEVTDASPLPPEIVSPGALATGGRGLLLIGRLASGWGWEPQAPGKVVWCEVILPA
- a CDS encoding STAS domain-containing protein, with product MTVARLEFAGATGTTRLEVAVCGTVIQLTGDLDMATAPDLDRLIAGLLGDTPTVLVLDLHRLDFLGAAGITCLLGIRDRLAARHGLLVLRELPAQVRRVLEITQLLDEFDVGGSARSVHY
- a CDS encoding citryl-CoA lyase, producing the protein MADEGLRFPTAIGTSDEHQIRLLGQDLAADLMGKVGFGELAYWLVAGRRPTPGEVRVFETVLVALADHGFTPTAIAARLTYLSAPESLQGALAAGLLGGGSRFLGVTEDCGRFLAEVLKNGVPTDDAGFDALALEAVTKARAEKKFVPGLGHPVHKQQDPRTPVLIRIADEEGLRGPHLRLFEAIGRVHPQVLNRTLPLNGAGVCGAALADLGLPVDLLRGFALLARAAGLLGHLAEERRNPIGMDVYLTVDRNAVYEN
- a CDS encoding quinone oxidoreductase family protein; translated protein: MRAALLHACGAPPALGDRAAPVPGDDEILVRVTAASITPLDLLCASGTSYFGEPDTPYVPGVQGVGVREDGTAVWFPTSAGMRPGDGSLAEFAAVRAADTVELPEGADHRLVAALGLSAVAAHLALTWRGELQPGEQVLVLGAGGVVGQAAVQLALLAGARRVVAVARSERAQQRAARAGAAVVVPLEEGAEIAHLAARMRAAADGPVDLVLDPLFGVPAAAALRALRPGGRLVNLGSAAGEIAPLDSATLRSGSLRILGYTNNELTPQLRADTLTLIASHAAAGRLTVDFETVRLHDITTAWHRTDCRIVVVP
- a CDS encoding tyrosine-type recombinase/integrase, which gives rise to MPSAFVHTRWFTSASRAWKPKTRNTYRSVLDRLVLAHLGAVPLAKLKPIVVANWVGALTDQVSASQVRQAYRLLSQIMTSAVDNDMIPVSPCRRIRLPRLPESHPEILTVAQVNQLAARCELGDHVLILLLAYGGLRIGEALPLRRRHLDVDGGTVLIAEAVTELPGGPVIDTPKDHHRRELPVPAFVVSLVSRLLATLPDDPEAFLFPGRQAHTTHRQQSYHGFRRRFTAAAAAADGLSDVTPHDLRATHATWVADSHGVMVAAHRLGHANASVTTRHYARAVDGRDAEVAKHLDKLGTEPAPRSGTQRARRPRKGSP
- a CDS encoding ring-cleavage dioxygenase — its product is MATVVAVIASTHHPFYYRASTATGEDRPPFADEWVRKITAFRETLTAARPDVLVMVGSDHFHQLWLDNMPQFLVGKAPFYDANWYNEEREFGLPKMLLKGNEDLSAHILRAGLDEGFDLAFSNELRIDHSITCPIITLRPEADLPIVPIYTNIFAPPLPQPKRFVQLGQTIRQVIESWPSHLRVAVIGTGHLSLELGGPRQFGPHGPDPEFDQKAVEWIATGDLERCLHEVTLDSLHSPGNATHGFMDFMLMMGVAGAGRKADYVDSLDLFHTMEAYFTWYPNGVDA
- a CDS encoding helix-turn-helix domain-containing protein, coding for MPKITLTDRERELVALLAQGHTDVSAAEQLGISARSVTYVLRSLMDRLGVENRFQLGLALGFLRKAHVPPVEDRGDNR